A region of Ictalurus furcatus strain D&B chromosome 1, Billie_1.0, whole genome shotgun sequence DNA encodes the following proteins:
- the LOC128614253 gene encoding polyadenylate-binding protein 1A-like, which produces MNHEMMASLYVGDLHPEVTEALLAWTFSPAGSIHSIRLCRDWRTRSSLGYAFVNFEQRADAERAMEMFHFELLMGRPMRVQWSQRDSSLRNSTVGNLFIKNLDKSIDTLALFHTFSAFGKVLSCKVVGDEKGSEGYGYVHFESAEAADFAMNRLNAKVLNGRKVFIERFKSREERKAQTGHWGWKPLYVDVAQRKEERQSHPAHQNRQRMASMQAQNLAVSYTSSQKVEPRPDLLWAAQTIQSQYVQNIPDVVQPVPVHQQTGGTITSISQAPCLNEECTTIITPTPDGTVPVTDTVPAVGTVQSVDCVPPVDTLLSVPFVETVPPVDSVSGLNSAADEVPAPPQAPDAAKMPSISITEVQQDMDTTDVSTYPPDRKRLTIYMLESSRLDDQIQMAHDHLLPLVEEIHPTQANKITWMLLEDANNFEIIDMIAYPELLRTKVNEMDALLKAREAGCKPETLKMLFNNNNKKNKNKKRKNKYNTIQ; this is translated from the exons ATGAACCACGAAATGATGGCCTCACTGTATGTGGGTGATCTGCACCCTGAGGTGACGGAAGCCTTGCTTGCGTGGACATTCAGCCCTGCAGGCAGCATTCACTCCATCCGGCTCTGCAGGGACTGGAGGACCCGTTCCTCACTCGGCTACGCTTTTGTCAACTTTGAGCAGCGGGCTGATG CTGAGCGAGCAatggaaatgtttcattttgagCTCCTTATGGGACGGCCTATGCGCGTCCAGTGGTCTCAGAGGGATTCATCCCTGAGGAACTCCACCGTTGGAAACCTGTTCATCAAGAACCTGGACAAGTCGATTGACACCTTGGCCCTTTTTCACACCTTCTCGGCCTTTGGGAAGGTTCTGTCTTGCAAG GTTGTAGGTGATGAGAAGGGGTCGGAAGGGTACGGCTACGTCCATTTTGAGTCTGCAGAGGCAGCGGATTTTGCCATGAACCGGCTCAACGCCAAAGTGTTGAACGGCCGTAAAGT CTTCATTGAACGCTTTAAGTCCCGTGAGGAGCGCAAGGCTCAGACGGGCCACTGGGGCTGGAAGCCGTTGTACGTAGATGTGGCCCAGCGGAAAGAGGAACGTCAGTCTCACCCTGCCCATCAGAACAGGCAGAGGATGGCGAGCATGCAG GCTCAGAACCTGGCTGTCTCTTACACCTCCAGCCAGAAGGTCGAGCCCCGCCCGGATCTGCTCTGGGCTGCCCAGACCATCCAGTCACAAT ATGTCCAGAATATACCCGATGTGGTTCAACCTGTACCGGTGCATCAGCAGACCGGTGGCACCATCACATCAATTAGTCAGGCACCATGTTTGAATGAAGAGTGTACAACCATCATTACACCAACACCTGATGGTACTGTTCCAGTGACAGACACAGTGCCAGCTGTAGGAACAGTTCAATCTGTAGATTGTGTCCCACCTGTAGACACTCTTCTAAGTGTCCCCTTTGTAGAGACAGTTCCACCTGTAGATAGTGTCTCAGGTCTAAATTCAGCTGCAGATGAGGTTCCAGCTCCACCTCAAGCCCCAGATGCAGCTAAAATGCCTTCTATATCCATCACTGAAGTGCAGCAGGACATGGACACAACG GATGTATCCACATATCCACCAGATCGGAAGCGTCTGACTATCTACATGTTGGAGTCATCTCGTTTAGACGACCAGATCCAGATGGCGC ATGATCACCTGTTACCTCTGGTCGAGGAAATCCACCCGACTCAGGCTAACAAGATCACCTGGATGCTTTTGGAGGATGCGAACAACTTTGAGATCATAGACATGATTGCATACCCTGAGCTCCTGCGTACCaag gtgAATGAAATGGATGCACTCCTGAAGGCGAGGGAAGCTGGATGCAAGCCG GAAACCCTGAAgatgttatttaacaacaacaataagaagaataagaacaagaagagaaagaataaatacaatacaatacaataa